GGCCGGCCGCGATGTCCATGACCGTCACGCTAATGGCGGGCCGACGGGCGCGCTTCTCGATTCCTGATCGGTTCGCTTCCCCTCTCCCCGCGCCCCCTGACGCACGGATCCAGAAACAAGGGCGTCGGGAAAAGCAATCACCGGTTCGAGTGGTCGCCATCCCAGGAGTGGATCGAACGCAAGATCACGGCGCTGCGGCCCGGCAGCACGGACCCGCCGCCCCCACGGGAACGTTCGAGCGACGACTCGCCCCCACGTCACCGTTACGCATGACCGGCCCGGCCAGTTTCCCGAGCACCTGTCCGTACGGATGCCACCGGAGGCGCTCTCATGCGAACCCAGCCCAACATCGTCGGTGTTCACCTCGTGTTCGAACAGGTCGGCCAGGTACTTCTCCAGCGGCGGTCTCCCTCGGCCCGGTTCGCTCCTGAGGAATGGCATCTGCCGGCCGGCCATCTCGAAGCGGAGTCGGCCATGGAGTGTGCCGTGCGGGAGTCCGGTGAAGAGCTCGGCGTGGACATCGATCCGCAGGACCTGCGGCTCGTTCACGTACTCCACTACCGCGGGGCGGGCACCCCGCACATGCAGCTGTTCTTCCGCGTCCTCGCCTACCGGGGAACCCCGAGGATCTGCGAGCCCGATCGCTGCACCGCGCTGGGCTGGCATCCGTACGCGGCGCTGCCCGCCCCCCTCGTCGACTACACCGCCGTGGCCCTGACCGCCATCGCCGCCAACCGCTCGTACACGGCCATGGGCTGGGGCGCGTGATGGCCGCACCCGGGCGCACCGCCCCGCTGCCGCCGCCCCCGCCCGTCGAGATCACGTACGAGGGGAACCACGCCAAGAACCCGCTCAGCGAGACGTCGTTCGCGAGGTTGTGCTCCCGGCTGCCCTCGGTGCTGGCTCACACGGCCCGTATGGCGTGGGAGATCGACCGCGCGGCAGTGCTTCTGCTCCTGTTCTGCCACCTGCTCACCGGTGCGGCCGCCGCAGTCCTGCTGGCCTTCACCGCGCGGGCCATGCAGCCCGTCCTCGGCGCCGGCGCGGCCTCGGAACGCCTCCACGCCGCCCTGCCCTTCCTGCTGGTCATCGCCGGTGCGACCGCCGTCGCCCGGATCGCGACCGCGCTGTCCTCGTACGCGGACGGACGGATCACCCCGGCGCTGACCACCGAGGCGGACGCGGCTCTGGTGGCGGCCGTGTGCCGGGTCGAGGCCGCCGCGCACTCGCGCGACGGATTCTGCGACCGGCAAGAGGCGGCGGAGATGGGCGTGGTCCGCACTCACACGATGGTGCAGGACGCGACCCGCTTCCTGTCCGCGCTGGTCCGGATGGCCACCGCCAGTGGCGTGCTGTCCCTCCTGCATCCGCTGATGCTTCCGCTGATTGTCCTGGCCGTCGTGCCCGCCGGGGTCGGCGCGGTGCTGTCCGCGCGGGTCACGTACGAGACGCACTACGCCAACGTCGGCGACCGCACCGTGCGCCACATGATGCGGTGGTGGTCCACCACCGCGAAGTACACCGACGAGGTGCGGGCGAACGGGATGACCGGCTACCTCCTGTACTGGTACCGGGCCCTGTCCGAGCGGATCGGCCAACGCACCCTGCGCGAGGCGCCCCGGTTGCTGCGCATCGTCCTGGCCGGTTCGGCGATCGGCGGGATCTTCCTCGCCGGCACCTGGGCCACGCTCGCGTGGCTCGCGGTCACCGGCCGCGTGGCGCTCGCCGTCGCCGCGACGGCGGTCGTCGCCGTCCAGACGTCGCTGGCCGCGCTCGCCCAGCTCGTGATCTACGGCGCGGCGATGTTCCACACCAGTCTCTACCTCGCCGACATGCGTTCCTTCCTCGACCTGGCCGAGCAACTCGCGCCCAGGCGCGGAGGGTTGAAGGTGCCGGAGCAGGTGCGGGAAATCCGGCTCGACGAGGTCGTGTACCAGTACCCGGGCAAGGATGCCCCGGCGGTCGACCACGTCTCGCTCACCCTGCGCCGCGGCGAGATCGTGGCCGTGGTCGGCGAGAACGGCTGCGGCAAGTCCACCCTGATGCGCCTCGTCACCGGCATCCTGCTGGCCGACAAGGGCGTGGTGACCTGGGACGGAGCCGACCTCGCCGGGGCGGACCCGCACAGCGTCTGGGCGCGTACCGGTCTGGTGCCGCAGGACTTCGCCCAATGGCCGCTGCGCGTACGCGAGAACGTGACGCTCGGCCAGCCCCGCACCCCCAACGACGACCTCGTGTGGGAGGCCCTCGACGCGGTCGGCATGCGCGGCCCGGTCGCGGACCTGCCCCACGGTCTGGACACCTTGCTGGCCCGCGAACTCTTCGGCGGCGTCGAGCTGTCCGGCGGCCAGTTCCAGCGCGTGGCCTGTTCCCGGGCGCTGTACCGCGGCCCGGCCGTGCTGGTCATGGACGAGCCCACGTCCCAGATGGATGTACGCGGCGAACGCGACATGTTCGACGCGATCAGGGCGATCGCGGCCGACCGGATCACGCTCATGGTCACCCACAACCTGGAGAACACCAAGGTGGCCGACCGGATCGTCGTCATGGAGCACGGCAGGATCACCGAACAGGGGCCGTACGACGAACTCGCCCACGGAGGCGGGCTGTTCGCGGAGCTGCTCGCCATCTCGAAGGACCGGTGAGGCGGCCCGGCGCCGGGCCCCGCTCCGACGACGGTTGACATGTCTTCGTCGCAGAGACCATGATTCCACTAGTTAACTAGTGGAATCATGGAAAGGGAGGGACGCATGCCACACATGGCCACTTCCGGGGCGGCGGCCGGTGGGCAGTGGGCTCTGGAAGCGCGCGGTCTCGGCAAGAAGTACCGGCGGGGATGGGCGCTTCAGGACTGTTCCTTCCGGATTCCGGCCGGCCGGGTCTGCGGTCTGGTGGGGCCCAACGGGGCCGGAAAGAGCACCCTGCTGGGGATCGCCACCCGGCTCGTCGAGCCGACCGGTGGGGAGCTGCGGATCTTCGGGGTACCGGTCGACGAGCCCGGCGCCATGCCGCGGTACGCCTATCTCGGCCAGGACAAGCCGCTGTTCAAGCGGTTCACGGTGACCGAAACCCTGCGGCTCGGCCAAGAGCTCAACCCGGGGTGGGACCAGGCGGCCGCCGAGGGGATCGTCCGGGCCGGGCAGATCCCGCTGGACGCCAAGGTGGGGAGCCTTTCGGGCG
The nucleotide sequence above comes from Streptomyces sp. NBC_01431. Encoded proteins:
- a CDS encoding NUDIX hydrolase, yielding MRTQPNIVGVHLVFEQVGQVLLQRRSPSARFAPEEWHLPAGHLEAESAMECAVRESGEELGVDIDPQDLRLVHVLHYRGAGTPHMQLFFRVLAYRGTPRICEPDRCTALGWHPYAALPAPLVDYTAVALTAIAANRSYTAMGWGA
- a CDS encoding ABC transporter ATP-binding protein, with the protein product MAAPGRTAPLPPPPPVEITYEGNHAKNPLSETSFARLCSRLPSVLAHTARMAWEIDRAAVLLLLFCHLLTGAAAAVLLAFTARAMQPVLGAGAASERLHAALPFLLVIAGATAVARIATALSSYADGRITPALTTEADAALVAAVCRVEAAAHSRDGFCDRQEAAEMGVVRTHTMVQDATRFLSALVRMATASGVLSLLHPLMLPLIVLAVVPAGVGAVLSARVTYETHYANVGDRTVRHMMRWWSTTAKYTDEVRANGMTGYLLYWYRALSERIGQRTLREAPRLLRIVLAGSAIGGIFLAGTWATLAWLAVTGRVALAVAATAVVAVQTSLAALAQLVIYGAAMFHTSLYLADMRSFLDLAEQLAPRRGGLKVPEQVREIRLDEVVYQYPGKDAPAVDHVSLTLRRGEIVAVVGENGCGKSTLMRLVTGILLADKGVVTWDGADLAGADPHSVWARTGLVPQDFAQWPLRVRENVTLGQPRTPNDDLVWEALDAVGMRGPVADLPHGLDTLLARELFGGVELSGGQFQRVACSRALYRGPAVLVMDEPTSQMDVRGERDMFDAIRAIAADRITLMVTHNLENTKVADRIVVMEHGRITEQGPYDELAHGGGLFAELLAISKDR